The Sphaerospermopsis torques-reginae ITEP-024 genome has a window encoding:
- a CDS encoding serine/threonine-protein kinase codes for MRQCVNPDCLFLNPDSFQFCQKCGNKLLLRERYAPQSILGQGGFGRTFLAIDEDKPSKPYCVIKQFLPQAQGTDSIEKASQLFAQEAQRLEELGKHPQIPELMAYFTSDNRQYLVQEFVKGATLQTELDKNGVFSEQQIKKLLIEVLQILEFVHSQQVIHRDIKPENIILSSDNKLFLVDFGAAKIVKSQQRTATGTIIGTAEYCAPEQSMGKPLFISDLYSLGVTCFHLLTGVSPFDLYSPMEGEWVWRDFLNGNVVSDELGKILEKLASPIAKHRYQSVKEVIQDINPINQQNTSQIPINQTSVNISSPSVPSRYQKLEQLLADSRWKEADAETALVMLAVAQREKAGWLDIKSIDNFPGEDLQTIDQLWVKYSNGRFGFSVQKRIYQSLGGTREYNRRILEAFGDRVGWRKAGKWLYYSDVKFKLTAVPMHNLYERWWFIGMESGLLFWRVREQEWLCSLFSRV; via the coding sequence ATGCGTCAATGTGTTAATCCTGACTGTCTTTTTCTTAATCCTGATAGTTTTCAATTTTGTCAGAAGTGCGGTAATAAGTTACTTTTGCGTGAAAGATATGCACCACAATCAATTTTAGGTCAGGGTGGTTTTGGCAGGACTTTTTTAGCTATTGATGAGGATAAACCATCAAAACCTTATTGTGTCATTAAACAATTTTTACCCCAAGCACAGGGAACGGATAGTATTGAAAAAGCATCCCAGTTATTTGCACAGGAAGCACAACGTTTAGAGGAGTTGGGTAAGCATCCGCAAATACCTGAATTAATGGCTTATTTTACATCCGATAATCGTCAATATTTAGTACAGGAATTTGTTAAAGGTGCAACTCTACAAACTGAGTTAGATAAAAATGGTGTTTTTTCTGAACAGCAAATTAAAAAGTTATTAATAGAAGTTTTGCAAATATTGGAGTTTGTTCATAGTCAACAAGTAATTCACCGAGATATTAAACCAGAAAATATTATTTTAAGTAGTGATAATAAGTTATTTTTAGTCGATTTTGGGGCAGCGAAAATAGTTAAATCACAGCAACGCACAGCTACAGGAACAATTATTGGAACTGCTGAATATTGCGCCCCTGAACAGTCAATGGGTAAACCATTATTTATTAGTGATTTATATAGTTTAGGGGTAACTTGTTTCCATTTATTAACAGGAGTTAGTCCATTTGATTTATATAGTCCGATGGAAGGGGAATGGGTATGGAGAGATTTTTTAAATGGAAATGTGGTAAGTGATGAGTTAGGGAAGATTTTGGAAAAATTAGCAAGTCCTATTGCTAAACATCGTTATCAATCTGTTAAAGAAGTGATTCAGGATATCAATCCTATAAATCAACAAAATACTTCACAAATACCTATTAACCAAACATCTGTTAATATTTCTTCTCCATCTGTACCTAGTCGATATCAAAAACTAGAACAATTATTAGCAGATAGTAGATGGAAAGAAGCTGACGCGGAAACAGCCCTGGTAATGTTAGCTGTGGCACAGCGAGAAAAAGCAGGTTGGTTAGATATTAAAAGTATTGATAACTTTCCGGGTGAAGACCTCCAAACCATTGATCAGTTATGGGTAAAATATAGCAATGGTAGATTTGGTTTTTCAGTTCAGAAGCGGATTTATCAAAGTTTGGGCGGAACGAGAGAGTATAATAGGAGAATCTTGGAAGCATTTGGCGACAGAGTAGGATGGAGAAAGGCAGGAAAATGGTTATACTACTCAGATGTTAAATTTAAACTGACAGCAGTGCCGATGCATAACCTTTATGAGAGATGGTGGTTTATAGGAATGGAGAGTGGATTGTTGTTTTGGAGAGTTAGAGAGCAGGAGTGGTTGTGTTCTCTTTTTTCGCGTGTGTGA
- a CDS encoding response regulator transcription factor has product MNEISILLIEDHDLTRMGLRAALQSHGGLRVIGEAANASQGLKLLETAKPDVAVVDIGLPDMDGIELTRKFKRHQAETGQNNTKILILTMDHTEDAVLAAFAAGADSYYMKETSINKLTEAIQATYAGNSWIDPAIANVVLKKMRSSLPGESLTSDKPKTVKIEALATEYEQVLETYPLTQRELEILELIVAGCSNGQIAEKLYITVGTVKTHVRNILNKLCADDRTQAAVRALRSGLVG; this is encoded by the coding sequence ATGAATGAGATTAGCATTCTTTTAATTGAAGATCATGATTTAACCCGGATGGGGTTAAGGGCTGCATTGCAGTCACACGGAGGGTTAAGGGTGATAGGTGAAGCGGCAAATGCCAGCCAAGGATTAAAACTTTTGGAAACTGCCAAGCCAGATGTAGCAGTAGTGGATATTGGTTTACCAGATATGGATGGAATTGAACTCACCCGCAAGTTTAAACGCCATCAAGCAGAAACTGGGCAAAATAATACAAAAATTTTAATTTTGACAATGGATCATACAGAAGATGCCGTCTTAGCTGCTTTTGCGGCGGGTGCAGATTCTTATTACATGAAAGAGACAAGTATTAACAAATTAACTGAAGCCATACAAGCTACTTATGCTGGTAACTCTTGGATTGATCCAGCGATCGCCAATGTGGTACTCAAAAAAATGCGCTCAAGTTTACCAGGAGAAAGTCTCACATCTGATAAACCAAAGACTGTAAAAATTGAGGCTTTAGCTACAGAATATGAACAAGTTCTGGAAACCTATCCTTTAACTCAGCGGGAACTGGAAATTTTAGAATTAATTGTTGCTGGTTGCAGTAACGGTCAAATTGCAGAAAAACTGTATATTACTGTGGGAACAGTAAAAACTCATGTTCGCAATATTTTGAATAAACTTTGCGCTGATGACAGAACCCAAGCCGCAGTTCGCGCTTTACGTTCTGGGTTAGTAGGTTAA
- a CDS encoding SpoIID/LytB domain-containing protein, translating into MKIQLYLGALFSQIQGKHWWIGILLWFIVVAPAQASVILRVAIEKGVNQVKVGASTTAIVKDSSGRTLGQLPGMSAYAAQAVPGGVALDKWQSGLFWIEPTAKGFVYIGDRWFRGRTLVIPTENGLTAVNWVDLEEYLYSVIGGEMNSSWPQEALKAQAIAARTYALYKREQQRNNPIFDLGDTPDRWQIYKGVSSESRNTYAAVDSTAGQVLTYDNRIILSVFHACSGGHTENVEDVWGNPLPYLRAVQDFDQNIKECNWSRTFTPGEISSRISGVGNVRDMIIESLSPFRSVKTLRIVGDQGTKVLKGEAVRTALKLRSTRFTLNKDANGNFTLQGLGFGHGLGMSQWGAYNLAKQGANHLQILGHYYKGVALTPIQAK; encoded by the coding sequence ATGAAAATCCAACTTTATTTAGGCGCTTTATTTTCCCAAATTCAAGGAAAACATTGGTGGATAGGTATCCTGTTATGGTTTATTGTAGTTGCTCCTGCTCAAGCATCTGTGATCCTGCGTGTGGCCATTGAAAAGGGAGTCAATCAAGTTAAAGTTGGTGCTTCCACGACAGCAATAGTTAAAGATAGTTCTGGCCGTACCCTGGGACAACTACCAGGAATGAGTGCTTATGCAGCGCAAGCAGTTCCCGGAGGAGTAGCGTTAGATAAATGGCAATCTGGTTTATTTTGGATTGAACCTACAGCTAAAGGATTTGTTTATATAGGCGATCGCTGGTTTCGCGGTAGAACTTTGGTTATCCCTACCGAAAACGGCTTAACCGCTGTTAACTGGGTAGACTTAGAAGAATATCTTTACAGCGTCATCGGTGGAGAAATGAACTCTAGCTGGCCGCAAGAAGCTTTAAAAGCCCAAGCGATCGCCGCCCGCACCTATGCCCTCTACAAACGAGAACAACAACGCAACAACCCCATTTTTGACTTAGGAGATACCCCTGATCGCTGGCAAATTTACAAAGGTGTCAGCAGCGAATCTCGCAACACCTACGCCGCAGTAGATAGCACAGCCGGTCAAGTCCTCACCTACGACAACCGAATAATTCTCTCAGTATTTCATGCCTGTTCTGGTGGACACACCGAAAACGTAGAAGACGTTTGGGGAAACCCTCTTCCTTATTTACGCGCTGTTCAAGACTTCGATCAAAACATCAAAGAATGCAACTGGAGCAGAACCTTCACCCCAGGAGAAATTAGCTCTCGCATTTCTGGAGTCGGTAACGTCAGAGATATGATCATTGAATCTCTCTCCCCGTTCCGCAGTGTTAAAACTTTAAGAATTGTGGGAGATCAAGGTACAAAAGTCCTCAAAGGTGAAGCAGTCCGCACCGCACTAAAACTGAGAAGTACCCGTTTCACCCTCAACAAAGACGCAAATGGTAACTTTACCCTCCAAGGATTAGGTTTTGGACATGGTTTAGGTATGAGTCAATGGGGAGCATACAACCTAGCTAAACAAGGAGCAAACCACCTGCAAATTTTAGGACATTATTACAAAGGTGTGGCTTTAACTCCTATTCAAGCTAAGTAG
- a CDS encoding GumC family protein, which produces MATSHLNRKQVITTSKQSVFDLRQIATILFYRRFLILGVSCAVISVTSLLAVITKPMYQSSMQIMVTDDLDQELRSTQSQIQNQTQSQIDVTSELNNSDNSSREYTQQMKLMLSSKLVQKAVDLLRADYPNITLEDIKGNSDTGKTGYLQIKPAEEKLSSNEVNNQVFVVSFKDPDPVKTQRVLQALQKVYQDYNIEQKNQRVNQGLAFVNNRLPRLQNETLAAEKRLAFFRRKHNVIDPQIQSKILLESLADIHKQRQTNRLQLETVENRYKSLEQKLASSQKNAQLNASLNRSSNYEALVNELRKTETNLAQERLRYTDNSPVVIRLKEKRQLQMALLQEQLQNTATNTDKNTENLLTVDNKLSEELAGLSKQRNLLMNKENNLVKSEQEIRTQLNTYPSLISEYNRLLSDVKIQRQTLEQLVQFQQSLGLKIAQSGFEWKILEEPAVGIYIGTKKWLLIIGGIVTGPILGVIVALIWEMFNKAIFSPLHLQKLTNIRLLGSVPKLGKPSWKSRLKEILRQKQEKTASAVTENIITENQSKLSSHETLDMIYQNLQIFKNSLPFKSLMLTSALPGEGKTTLTLGLGASAANMHQRVLVIDANLRSPSLHKILGISNDWGLSLLLLDDIKTQFQNYIQPIHPSIDVLTAGPKPDDVTNLLSSGRLKELIESFEKIYDLVLIDTSSILDSVDARIIASVSNGIVIVGRIGQLTPHQLMQTTEILSQLNLIGIVANEVNNSGDR; this is translated from the coding sequence GTGGCTACAAGTCATCTCAATCGTAAACAAGTAATTACTACCTCTAAACAAAGCGTATTTGATCTTAGACAAATAGCTACAATTTTGTTTTACAGACGCTTTTTAATTTTGGGGGTTTCCTGTGCAGTAATATCAGTTACAAGTCTTTTGGCTGTCATTACAAAACCGATGTACCAGAGTTCTATGCAAATCATGGTAACTGATGATTTGGATCAAGAATTACGATCAACTCAGAGCCAAATACAGAACCAAACACAGAGCCAAATAGATGTAACCAGTGAGTTAAATAATTCTGATAATTCATCTAGAGAATATACTCAGCAGATGAAATTAATGCTGAGTTCTAAACTAGTACAAAAAGCAGTTGATTTACTACGTGCTGATTATCCCAATATTACCTTAGAAGATATCAAAGGTAACAGTGATACTGGTAAAACTGGATATTTGCAAATCAAACCCGCAGAAGAAAAATTATCATCTAATGAGGTTAATAATCAAGTATTTGTCGTCTCATTTAAAGACCCCGATCCTGTCAAAACCCAAAGAGTATTACAAGCTCTGCAAAAAGTTTATCAAGACTATAATATTGAACAAAAAAATCAGCGTGTTAATCAAGGTTTAGCGTTTGTTAACAACCGATTACCAAGGTTACAGAACGAGACATTAGCGGCTGAAAAAAGATTAGCATTTTTTCGCAGGAAACATAATGTAATTGATCCACAAATACAAAGTAAAATATTGTTAGAATCTCTGGCTGATATTCATAAACAACGACAAACTAACCGTTTACAACTCGAAACTGTAGAAAATCGCTACAAAAGTCTAGAACAAAAATTAGCATCTTCCCAAAAGAATGCACAGTTAAATGCTAGTTTAAATCGTTCCAGTAACTATGAAGCTTTAGTCAATGAACTTAGAAAAACAGAAACTAATTTAGCTCAGGAGCGTTTGCGCTACACCGATAATTCTCCAGTGGTGATCAGACTGAAGGAAAAACGCCAACTTCAGATGGCATTATTACAAGAACAATTGCAAAATACAGCTACTAATACTGATAAAAATACAGAGAATTTATTAACTGTTGATAACAAATTATCTGAGGAGTTAGCCGGGTTGAGTAAACAACGCAATTTACTCATGAATAAGGAAAATAACTTAGTTAAATCTGAACAAGAAATTCGCACACAGTTAAATACATACCCCAGCCTCATATCAGAATATAATCGTTTGCTATCAGATGTAAAAATCCAACGTCAAACACTTGAACAACTGGTGCAATTCCAACAATCATTAGGATTGAAAATTGCTCAAAGCGGATTTGAATGGAAAATTTTGGAAGAACCAGCAGTAGGTATTTATATTGGTACAAAAAAATGGTTATTGATTATTGGTGGAATAGTAACTGGACCAATTTTAGGTGTGATTGTAGCCTTAATTTGGGAAATGTTTAACAAGGCAATTTTTTCACCTTTACATTTACAAAAACTAACAAATATCAGATTACTTGGTTCTGTGCCAAAATTGGGTAAACCTAGTTGGAAAAGCAGATTGAAAGAAATATTGAGACAGAAGCAAGAAAAAACAGCATCGGCGGTTACAGAAAACATAATTACAGAAAACCAAAGTAAATTATCCAGTCATGAAACCCTGGATATGATTTACCAAAATCTGCAAATCTTTAAAAATTCCTTACCTTTTAAATCCTTGATGTTGACTTCTGCACTACCGGGAGAAGGGAAAACAACCTTAACTTTAGGGTTGGGAGCGAGTGCAGCGAATATGCACCAACGGGTATTAGTCATTGATGCTAACTTGCGATCGCCCAGCTTACACAAAATTTTGGGAATCTCTAATGATTGGGGTTTATCTTTATTATTGCTGGATGACATCAAGACACAATTTCAAAATTATATCCAACCTATTCACCCATCAATTGATGTTTTGACTGCTGGACCAAAACCAGATGATGTTACCAATCTCCTCAGTTCAGGAAGACTCAAAGAATTAATTGAATCCTTTGAAAAAATCTATGATCTAGTTTTAATAGATACTTCTTCTATTTTAGATAGTGTTGATGCTAGAATTATTGCCTCTGTTTCTAATGGTATTGTCATCGTCGGACGCATCGGGCAATTAACACCACATCAACTAATGCAAACAACAGAAATTTTGAGTCAGTTAAATTTAATTGGTATTGTTGCCAATGAAGTCAATAATTCAGGTGACAGGTGA
- a CDS encoding BamA/TamA family outer membrane protein — MRVSSAAIFTLATLAASNATQQANAAPTQNTSQEHKTATTDVVIVPDVETQTAQVETFTAPETTYAIEFSPQPISQPVVVRTNINNYINNNNNNLITDANLVVTATNVQIIGANAELEQIIRKVIKTQTGGGTSQTQLQQDVAAILDTGLFANATVNSSNTSAGVNVVYQVQPIVVQALQLSGAKVLTYQAALGNFQNQIGKDISPAALQNIVQQINQWYKDNGYTLARVLSIQPNRQGILTVNVAEGLVGDIKFRFLSEEGEQFDNNGNPIKGRTKADFIRQQLKLQPGKVFAEDLARQDIQTLYKLGLFQRVNVAFEGDAKQLDLVYELQEIGARSINLGGGYNADDGISVIVSYRDQNVGGVNDTLSANVELNRQDVLFNTNFNSPYRETNPERLGYNIKTFRRRQISDTFDDKIKLPNGDKVREGKIGASVSLQQEIDGWDAAVGLNYTRVTIRDRSGNITPRDANNNQLSLSDTGVDDLATVSFTATKDQRDNPVKPTQGSVLSFSTEQSIPVGNGQITMNRLRGNYSQFMPVNLFNSTQPQVFALNLQAGTVVGDLPPYETFNLGGSNSVRGYDAGKVGSGRSYVLASAEYRFPIFPIAGGVIFADFATDLGSGDTVIGEPANVRNKPGSGFGYGAGVRVDSPLGLIRADLGINDQGESRVHIGIGQKF; from the coding sequence ATGCGAGTTTCTTCTGCGGCAATTTTTACCTTAGCTACTTTAGCTGCTAGTAATGCCACTCAGCAAGCCAACGCTGCACCGACTCAAAACACAAGTCAAGAGCATAAAACAGCAACAACAGATGTGGTAATAGTGCCTGATGTAGAAACTCAAACAGCACAGGTAGAAACCTTTACCGCACCAGAAACTACTTATGCCATAGAATTTAGCCCTCAACCGATATCGCAACCAGTAGTTGTACGGACAAATATCAATAATTATATTAATAATAACAATAACAACTTAATTACAGATGCTAATTTAGTAGTTACCGCCACCAATGTCCAGATCATAGGCGCTAATGCAGAATTAGAGCAAATCATTCGTAAAGTTATTAAAACCCAAACTGGAGGAGGAACTAGTCAAACTCAACTTCAACAGGATGTAGCCGCAATTTTAGACACTGGTTTATTTGCTAATGCTACAGTTAACAGTAGCAATACATCCGCTGGTGTAAACGTAGTTTATCAAGTGCAACCAATAGTTGTACAAGCATTACAGCTATCTGGTGCAAAAGTTCTCACTTATCAAGCAGCCTTAGGAAATTTCCAAAATCAGATTGGTAAAGATATCAGTCCAGCAGCACTTCAGAACATAGTACAGCAAATTAACCAATGGTATAAAGATAACGGTTATACCCTAGCCAGAGTCTTATCAATTCAACCAAACCGCCAAGGTATCCTCACAGTCAATGTAGCAGAAGGATTAGTCGGTGATATCAAATTTCGGTTTTTGAGCGAAGAAGGAGAACAATTTGATAACAATGGTAATCCCATTAAAGGACGTACTAAAGCAGATTTTATCAGACAGCAACTCAAATTACAACCCGGAAAAGTCTTTGCAGAAGATTTAGCGCGGCAAGATATCCAAACTTTATATAAATTAGGTTTATTTCAAAGAGTCAATGTTGCCTTTGAAGGAGACGCAAAACAACTTGATTTGGTTTATGAACTGCAAGAAATAGGAGCGCGTTCTATTAACCTGGGAGGTGGATATAATGCTGATGATGGGATATCAGTAATTGTTAGTTATAGAGATCAAAACGTTGGTGGTGTGAATGATACCTTGTCTGCAAATGTGGAACTAAACAGACAGGATGTACTGTTTAATACTAACTTTAACAGTCCTTATCGAGAAACCAACCCTGAACGTTTGGGTTATAACATCAAAACCTTCCGTAGAAGACAAATTTCCGATACCTTTGACGATAAAATCAAACTGCCGAATGGTGATAAAGTGCGGGAAGGGAAAATAGGCGCTAGTGTGAGTTTGCAACAAGAAATAGATGGTTGGGATGCTGCTGTAGGTCTGAATTATACTCGTGTTACCATCCGCGATCGCTCTGGAAATATTACCCCCAGAGATGCAAACAATAACCAATTATCATTGAGTGATACTGGTGTAGATGACCTAGCTACCGTATCATTTACAGCCACCAAAGACCAACGGGATAACCCAGTTAAACCAACTCAAGGTTCTGTTCTTAGTTTCAGTACCGAACAATCTATACCTGTAGGTAATGGACAGATTACCATGAATCGGCTGCGGGGCAATTATAGTCAATTTATGCCCGTAAATTTATTTAACAGCACACAACCCCAAGTATTTGCTTTAAACCTGCAAGCTGGTACTGTAGTGGGTGACTTACCACCTTATGAAACTTTTAACTTAGGTGGTTCTAACTCAGTACGCGGTTATGATGCTGGTAAAGTAGGAAGTGGTCGTAGTTATGTGTTAGCTTCGGCTGAATATCGTTTTCCGATCTTCCCTATTGCTGGGGGTGTGATATTTGCTGATTTTGCCACTGATTTAGGTTCTGGTGATACCGTGATTGGAGAACCAGCTAATGTAAGAAATAAACCTGGTAGTGGTTTTGGGTATGGTGCAGGTGTGCGCGTTGATTCGCCTTTAGGTTTAATTCGTGCTGACTTGGGAATTAATGATCAAGGTGAAAGTCGGGTGCATATTGGTATTGGTCAGAAGTTTTAA
- a CDS encoding type II toxin-antitoxin system YhaV family toxin translates to MSEYQPLIKPLIINGWTIFAHSLFLEQLEELIIQVENLRQKYPQEYKQKNATKRLAAIFKLAFNVIPQDPTLNDYRQGITLGDEYKHWFRAKFFQQYRLFFRYHQHGKIIVYAWVNEEKSKRAFQKMLESGNPPDEWNDLLKEAESETNRLEQVFKTEI, encoded by the coding sequence GTGTCTGAATATCAACCCTTAATAAAACCCTTAATAATTAATGGATGGACTATATTTGCTCATTCCTTGTTTCTAGAACAGTTAGAAGAACTGATAATACAGGTAGAAAATTTACGTCAGAAATATCCTCAAGAATACAAACAGAAAAACGCCACAAAACGTCTAGCTGCTATTTTCAAACTTGCATTTAATGTTATTCCTCAAGATCCAACATTAAACGATTATCGTCAAGGTATAACCTTGGGGGATGAATACAAACACTGGTTTAGAGCTAAATTTTTTCAGCAATACCGATTATTTTTTAGATATCATCAACATGGTAAAATCATTGTTTATGCTTGGGTGAATGAGGAAAAATCTAAGCGAGCATTTCAGAAAATGCTAGAAAGTGGTAATCCTCCAGATGAGTGGAATGATTTACTCAAAGAAGCAGAAAGTGAAACTAATCGTTTAGAACAGGTTTTCAAAACAGAGATTTAG
- a CDS encoding NB-ARC domain-containing protein — MPRSLKVHHDYIDQVKIAITRNGYPNQRSLAHETGFSPTTVNSFITGKAVDYTTFEELCRRLNLDWREIAITNEDVHSTQALSVEIVKKTTNISSQNWGTAVDISAFYGRREELTQLESWIIQDSCRLVAVVGMGGVGKTTFVTHLAQQIQNHFDYVFWRSVPTITSFDDMITDMLCLISHHKQSKPDINRLIHYLRTHRCLIILDNLDIALETENNEYNNFLSIIAETNHKSCVIFTSLEKPIEVAFLEQWILSVRSLTLLGSSEVAFSLLQSKQLLGTDEIKYKLCQLYSNNPLQIKIVANMIIDLFNGDIEKFLQQNTLLVSNYINSLLRQRPK, encoded by the coding sequence ATGCCAAGGTCACTCAAGGTTCATCACGACTATATTGATCAAGTTAAAATAGCAATTACACGCAATGGATACCCCAACCAAAGATCATTAGCTCATGAAACAGGATTTTCTCCAACTACTGTGAACAGTTTCATTACTGGTAAAGCTGTTGACTATACAACCTTTGAAGAACTATGTCGCAGGTTAAACCTCGACTGGCGAGAAATTGCTATCACTAATGAGGATGTACATTCAACACAAGCCCTGTCTGTGGAAATAGTTAAGAAAACAACAAATATATCAAGTCAAAATTGGGGAACGGCGGTTGATATTTCAGCATTTTACGGACGCAGGGAAGAACTGACACAACTAGAGTCATGGATTATACAAGATAGCTGTCGCTTAGTTGCAGTAGTAGGTATGGGTGGAGTTGGTAAAACTACCTTTGTCACCCATCTAGCACAACAAATTCAAAATCACTTTGATTATGTTTTTTGGCGTTCAGTACCTACTATCACATCCTTTGATGATATGATTACTGATATGCTTTGCCTAATTTCCCATCACAAGCAAAGCAAACCAGACATCAATCGCCTCATCCATTATCTGCGTACCCATCGCTGTCTAATTATCTTGGATAACCTAGATATAGCTTTAGAGACAGAGAATAATGAATACAATAATTTCCTAAGCATAATTGCCGAAACAAACCATAAAAGTTGTGTAATTTTCACCAGCCTAGAGAAACCTATCGAAGTCGCTTTTTTGGAGCAGTGGATATTATCGGTACGTTCCTTGACTTTGTTGGGTTCATCAGAAGTAGCCTTTTCCCTGCTCCAATCAAAACAACTATTGGGAACAGATGAGATTAAGTATAAATTATGCCAGCTATATAGTAATAATCCGCTACAAATTAAAATTGTTGCCAATATGATTATTGACTTATTTAATGGTGATATTGAGAAATTCCTACAACAAAATACTTTATTAGTTAGTAATTATATTAACAGCTTGCTGAGACAGAGGCCAAAATAA
- a CDS encoding lipid-A-disaccharide synthase-related protein, which produces MRDLSQLPLLKQSPDKSSRLQLLVLSNGHGEDIIAARIIKELQQLSSPPDIFALPIVGEGRAYQNLNVPCIGEVKTMPSGGFIYMDSRQLMRDVQGGLVQLTWKQIQAVRGWVSSQTKLDNQKAILAVGDIVPLLFAAISGANYAFVGTAKSEYYVRDELGLLPRKSKSARWENFSGSIYHPWERWLMSRRLCRAVFPRDALTTEILRKWPITAFDVGNPMMDGLEPSFGTSRFDHDSFEQQEIVRPLVVTLLPGSRAGEAYDNWEVMMIAVSALIESFREREMVFLGAIAPGLDGNIFTQTLKIPGWQKCDQSPVKLADANALFFKQKNAYLILTQQAYNDCLHLGDLAIAMAGTATEQFIGLGKPAIAIPGKGPQYNPAFAEAQSRLLGSSLILVDQPTKVAQVTQSLLQNPDLLHEISENGVKRMGLPGAAKRIAECLQERLT; this is translated from the coding sequence ATGCGTGATCTATCTCAATTACCTTTATTGAAGCAGTCTCCAGATAAAAGTTCTCGTTTACAGTTACTGGTTTTAAGTAATGGTCATGGTGAAGATATCATTGCTGCACGGATCATTAAGGAACTGCAACAGTTATCTTCTCCTCCTGATATTTTTGCTTTACCCATAGTGGGTGAAGGTCGTGCTTACCAAAATTTAAATGTGCCTTGTATTGGTGAAGTTAAGACTATGCCTTCTGGTGGTTTTATTTATATGGATAGTCGTCAACTGATGCGGGATGTCCAGGGTGGTTTGGTACAACTGACTTGGAAGCAGATTCAAGCGGTGCGTGGTTGGGTAAGTTCGCAAACAAAGTTAGATAATCAAAAGGCGATTTTAGCTGTGGGGGATATTGTACCACTTTTGTTTGCAGCTATCAGCGGTGCTAATTATGCTTTTGTGGGAACGGCAAAATCTGAATATTATGTGCGGGATGAGTTGGGTTTATTACCCAGAAAGTCAAAATCGGCACGTTGGGAAAATTTTTCAGGTTCTATTTATCATCCTTGGGAAAGGTGGTTGATGAGTCGTCGTCTTTGTCGGGCGGTGTTTCCTAGAGATGCGCTGACAACGGAAATTTTAAGAAAGTGGCCTATTACAGCTTTTGATGTGGGAAATCCTATGATGGATGGTTTAGAACCTTCTTTTGGCACTTCTAGATTTGATCATGATAGTTTTGAACAACAAGAGATTGTTCGTCCTTTGGTTGTGACTTTGCTTCCCGGTTCTCGTGCAGGTGAGGCTTATGATAATTGGGAAGTGATGATGATCGCTGTATCAGCTTTGATTGAGAGTTTCCGGGAGCGAGAGATGGTGTTTTTAGGTGCGATCGCTCCCGGTTTAGATGGCAATATTTTTACTCAAACTTTAAAAATTCCAGGTTGGCAAAAATGCGATCAATCTCCAGTTAAACTCGCTGATGCTAATGCTTTGTTTTTTAAACAAAAAAATGCTTATCTTATTCTCACTCAACAAGCTTATAATGATTGTTTACATTTGGGGGATTTAGCGATCGCAATGGCAGGTACAGCAACAGAACAATTTATTGGTTTAGGCAAACCAGCGATCGCTATTCCCGGTAAAGGTCCTCAATATAATCCTGCTTTTGCAGAAGCCCAAAGTCGTCTTCTAGGATCATCTCTAATTTTAGTAGACCAACCAACAAAAGTTGCCCAAGTAACACAGTCCCTGCTACAAAATCCCGATCTTTTACACGAAATTTCTGAAAATGGAGTTAAAAGAATGGGTTTACCTGGTGCTGCCAAACGTATTGCCGAATGTTTGCAAGAACGTTTAACTTAA
- a CDS encoding type II toxin-antitoxin system PrlF family antitoxin has product MVVKPTPSSESTLTDRYQTTIPEPVRKALGLGKRDKIRYVIQPDGKVIISRADQKEEDPILGEFLNFIAKDIEKNPQHLQPIKPELVNRIQSLVADVEIDLDAPLSDEDE; this is encoded by the coding sequence ATGGTTGTCAAACCCACACCATCCTCAGAGTCTACCCTAACAGACAGATATCAAACCACAATACCCGAACCCGTGCGTAAAGCTCTAGGCTTGGGTAAACGTGATAAAATTCGCTATGTGATTCAACCCGACGGTAAAGTAATTATTTCTCGCGCTGATCAAAAAGAAGAAGATCCGATACTGGGAGAATTTTTAAACTTTATCGCAAAAGACATAGAAAAAAATCCTCAACATCTACAACCAATTAAACCAGAATTAGTAAACCGTATTCAATCCTTAGTTGCTGATGTAGAAATTGATCTGGATGCACCACTATCAGACGAGGATGAGTAA